One segment of Deinococcus arcticus DNA contains the following:
- a CDS encoding isocitrate lyase/PEP mutase family protein produces MSANAPLPAPPSLADTAARARQLRALHGGGLVLPNAWDALSARLLQEAGFPAIGTTSAGVAFALGHPDGQVLPRAEALHALGRMVAAVQVPVTADLEAGYGHRPPEVAATVRAALDLGAAGLNLEDATGEPGAPLYPLAAQVDRLAAARGAAEAAGVPAYLNARTDTYFTGFGASAAERLHETVRRGRAYLQAGADSVFVPGVTDPATVQALRAGIGGPVAVMLLPGGPGAPELLAAGACRVSVGPGLLLAALGHVAQLAQALRTQGSFAPATALPFAQVQGWFSPAAGL; encoded by the coding sequence ATGAGTGCTAATGCCCCGTTGCCCGCCCCCCCATCCCTGGCCGACACTGCTGCGCGTGCTCGGCAGTTGCGCGCCCTGCACGGCGGCGGCCTGGTGCTGCCCAACGCCTGGGACGCCCTCAGCGCCCGCCTGCTGCAGGAGGCCGGATTTCCGGCCATCGGCACCACCAGCGCCGGGGTGGCCTTTGCGCTGGGCCACCCCGACGGGCAGGTGCTGCCGCGCGCCGAGGCCCTGCATGCGCTGGGCCGCATGGTGGCGGCGGTGCAGGTGCCCGTGACCGCCGATCTGGAAGCCGGGTACGGCCACCGCCCGCCGGAGGTGGCCGCCACCGTGCGCGCCGCGCTGGACCTGGGGGCCGCTGGCCTGAACCTGGAAGACGCCACAGGCGAACCCGGTGCGCCGCTGTACCCCCTGGCCGCCCAGGTGGACCGGCTGGCCGCCGCGCGTGGGGCCGCTGAAGCGGCGGGCGTGCCGGCTTATCTCAATGCCCGCACCGACACCTATTTCACCGGTTTCGGGGCCAGCGCGGCCGAGCGGCTCCATGAAACCGTCCGGCGGGGTCGGGCTTACCTGCAGGCCGGGGCCGACAGTGTGTTCGTGCCCGGCGTGACCGACCCGGCCACCGTGCAGGCGCTGCGGGCGGGGATCGGCGGGCCCGTGGCCGTGATGCTGCTCCCCGGCGGGCCGGGTGCCCCCGAACTGCTGGCGGCCGGCGCCTGCCGGGTCAGCGTGGGGCCGGGGCTGCTGCTGGCCGCGCTGGGTCATGTGGCGCAACTGGCCCAGGCGTTGCGCACCCAGGGCAGTTTTGCCCCGGCCACCGCTCTACCCTTCGCCCAGGTGCAGGGGTGGTTCAGCCCGGCCGCTGGGCTGTAA
- a CDS encoding alpha/beta fold hydrolase: MVISAADGTPLHVTALGKGAPLLLLSGGPGCVNYLGPVAALLPGWRCLLPDPRGVGQSGGGLHDLTTALADLEALRAALGIERWRVLGHSWGADLGLAYTLAHPARVAQLLSVAGTGIQNDRDWKAAYEAGKGQEPALDVAWNPEVHRALLSDWRALIKAPDLLRRLADLPVPTTVLHMSADIRPGWPARQLAALLPLGTWAEVPGAPHNAWLTHPEELGSALRTALGTPT, translated from the coding sequence ATGGTCATTTCTGCCGCCGATGGCACGCCCTTGCACGTCACCGCCCTGGGCAAGGGGGCGCCCCTGCTGCTGCTCTCCGGTGGGCCGGGCTGCGTGAATTACCTCGGCCCCGTGGCGGCGCTGTTGCCCGGCTGGCGCTGCCTGCTGCCCGACCCGCGCGGGGTGGGTCAAAGTGGTGGTGGCCTTCATGACCTCACCACGGCCCTGGCAGACCTCGAAGCCCTGCGCGCGGCCCTGGGGATAGAGCGCTGGCGGGTGCTGGGCCATTCCTGGGGCGCGGATCTGGGGCTGGCCTATACCCTGGCGCACCCGGCGCGTGTGGCGCAGCTGCTGAGTGTGGCTGGAACCGGCATTCAGAACGACCGCGACTGGAAGGCTGCCTATGAGGCCGGCAAGGGCCAGGAACCCGCGCTGGACGTGGCCTGGAACCCCGAAGTGCACCGCGCCCTGCTCAGCGACTGGCGGGCCCTGATCAAGGCGCCGGACCTGCTGCGCCGTCTGGCAGACCTGCCGGTGCCCACAACAGTTCTGCACATGAGCGCCGACATCCGCCCCGGTTGGCCCGCGCGGCAACTGGCGGCGCTGCTGCCCCTGGGCACGTGGGCCGAGGTTCCCGGCGCGCCCCACAACGCCTGGCTCACGCACCCAGAGGAACTGGGCAGTGCACTTCGGACTGCACTGGGAACGCCAACATGA
- a CDS encoding GNAT family N-acetyltransferase — MSAFTLRDVRKPDDFAGVARVLSDSDPDWPVTAELLAIWEAARDPGLYHTAVVAEQGGHIVGLGQTGHDDFAYEDWRYFGHITVHPQARGQGIGRALYSELLARLRARGARDIRTMLSDQPRDEAGRAFLDRRGFVRTWDRYESRLHTGDLDLGAFDALLSGVAAQGIELRSVAELAGDPGRDHQLWELDWQLFQDVPMGQTLTRRPFETWRKQELDDPTFSHEFSFVALRPALADPLTGPYVGYSSLMKTPGGFHVIGMTGVRREDRGLGVAKALKVAAMRALHAAGGGEIRTFNDPPNKAMLGMNRALGFRPGPTRSRYELHLDPVTGERQPTAVEASL, encoded by the coding sequence ATGAGTGCCTTTACCCTGCGCGACGTGCGCAAACCCGATGATTTTGCTGGCGTGGCCCGCGTGCTCAGCGACAGCGACCCCGACTGGCCGGTGACGGCCGAGCTGCTGGCCATCTGGGAAGCCGCGCGTGACCCGGGGCTGTACCACACCGCCGTGGTGGCCGAACAGGGCGGCCACATTGTGGGGCTGGGACAGACCGGCCACGACGATTTCGCCTACGAGGACTGGCGCTACTTTGGCCACATCACCGTTCATCCGCAGGCCCGGGGCCAGGGCATTGGCCGGGCGCTGTACAGCGAACTGCTGGCCCGCCTGCGCGCGCGCGGCGCCCGGGACATCCGCACCATGCTCAGTGACCAGCCGCGCGACGAGGCCGGGCGCGCCTTTCTGGACCGGCGCGGTTTTGTGCGCACCTGGGACCGCTACGAATCTCGCCTGCACACAGGTGACCTGGACCTGGGCGCCTTTGACGCCCTGCTGAGTGGAGTAGCGGCCCAGGGCATTGAACTGCGCTCGGTGGCGGAACTGGCCGGCGACCCGGGGCGCGACCACCAGCTGTGGGAGCTGGACTGGCAGCTGTTCCAGGACGTGCCCATGGGCCAGACCCTGACCCGGCGGCCCTTTGAGACCTGGCGCAAGCAGGAACTGGACGACCCCACCTTCAGCCACGAATTCTCGTTCGTGGCCCTGCGGCCGGCCCTGGCCGACCCCCTCACCGGCCCCTACGTGGGCTACTCCAGCCTGATGAAAACGCCGGGCGGCTTCCACGTGATCGGCATGACCGGCGTGCGCCGCGAGGACCGGGGCCTGGGGGTGGCCAAGGCCCTGAAGGTGGCCGCCATGCGCGCCCTGCACGCGGCGGGCGGCGGCGAGATCCGCACCTTCAACGACCCGCCCAACAAGGCCATGCTGGGCATGAACCGCGCGCTGGGCTTTCGGCCTGGCCCCACCCGCAGCCGCTATGAACTGCACCTGGACCCCGTGACCGGCGAGCGCCAGCCCACCGCTGTGGAGGCCAGTCTGTGA
- a CDS encoding GNAT family N-acetyltransferase, giving the protein MRAFAIREATDTDLPALAELLSAVNPRHPWTAQTLKHELQALRDSPLGLHVAQWVAQDAVSGALLGAASALQFGGMYHPDRYHAELGVHPASRGQGVGTALAAELDTHLRARRAREILAGSYEDEPQGVAFLQARGFAEVMRFFDNVLTVADVDPAAWADQAALPPGLRVLSLAELRAEVGETAANLAFYEGWREAREDVPRTGAATPIPFETFRDRLIRPEFFPEGVLLAVTPEGEVAALSELYLDLHDPARLNTGLTGTRRAWRRHGLALALKLAALRLARERGAAEVWTGNATTNAPMLALNGRLGFRPRVAWIEMKWGGV; this is encoded by the coding sequence GTGAGGGCGTTCGCCATCCGCGAGGCCACCGACACCGACCTGCCGGCTCTGGCCGAGCTGCTGAGCGCCGTCAATCCCCGCCACCCCTGGACCGCCCAGACCCTGAAGCATGAACTGCAGGCCCTGCGCGACAGCCCGCTGGGGCTGCATGTGGCGCAGTGGGTGGCGCAGGACGCGGTTTCGGGCGCCCTGCTGGGCGCCGCCTCGGCGCTGCAGTTTGGCGGCATGTATCACCCGGACCGCTATCACGCTGAATTGGGCGTGCACCCCGCCTCTCGTGGGCAGGGGGTGGGCACGGCGCTGGCGGCCGAGCTGGACACCCACCTGCGGGCACGCCGCGCACGGGAAATTCTGGCCGGCAGCTACGAGGACGAGCCGCAGGGCGTGGCCTTTTTGCAGGCCCGGGGCTTTGCCGAGGTCATGCGCTTTTTCGACAATGTGCTGACGGTGGCCGACGTTGACCCGGCGGCGTGGGCCGATCAAGCGGCGCTGCCGCCGGGCCTGCGGGTCCTGAGTCTGGCCGAGCTGCGCGCCGAGGTGGGCGAGACGGCCGCCAACCTTGCCTTCTACGAGGGCTGGCGCGAGGCCCGCGAGGATGTGCCGCGCACCGGGGCCGCCACGCCCATTCCCTTTGAGACCTTCCGCGACCGCCTGATCCGCCCCGAGTTTTTCCCGGAGGGCGTGCTGCTGGCCGTGACCCCGGAAGGCGAGGTGGCCGCCCTGTCCGAGCTGTATCTGGACCTGCACGACCCCGCCCGCCTGAACACCGGCCTGACCGGCACCCGCCGCGCGTGGCGCCGACATGGGCTGGCGCTGGCCCTGAAGCTGGCGGCCCTGCGGCTGGCCCGTGAGCGCGGCGCGGCCGAGGTCTGGACCGGGAACGCCACCACCAACGCGCCCATGCTGGCCCTGAACGGGCGCCTGGGCTTTCGCCCGCGCGTGGCCTGGATTGAAATGAAGTGGGGCGGCGTATGA